The genomic interval GGTGAAGATTGCAAAAAATGCCATAGATGTAACTCGGTGTGTGAGATGGGTATAGATGTTATGAATTCAAAACCCATGAATGAATGTTCTTTATGCTGGAATTGTGTTGAGGAGTGCCCTTATAAATCAATCAGGCTAAGATTTATTCTTTCCTGAATATTGAGAGTTTTTAGCAAAATCCTTTAGAGTTATAAACTCATATCCCTTAAACTTGAAACATTCAATAATCTTTTTCAGATTATTAAGAGCTCCAGTTCCTGTATTAAACTTACAGTCAAATCTGATTTTATAATTCGAAAGGTCAACAAATTCCCAGGGATGCACAAAAAGCACAGGATTTGTTATATGTGATAACAGAGGGAGTACAATTGGAACAGGAAGCCTCAGGACGGAAGAGGTGATTGAAGCCGGGACTCGTATAATTTTTCCATTGAAAGTAATATGTCTCCTGAAAGGTGGTTTGTAGCATGCCACAGAAGAGTCAACTTTATATCCATTACTCTCGAGAATTTTAATATATTCTGAAGGAAATTTAAAATTTGGAGCTCTGAAGGAAACTATATTATCAAACTCTCCGAGGACTTCTGTTGCTCTATTTACTGCATCTTCTGCTTTTTCTCTGTTCAGATGGTCAAACCTTTCATGCAGGTAGCCGTGGCATCCAAGTTCATGCCCTTCATCAACAACTCTTTTTATTCTGTCAGGGTAGAGCTCTGCAACTCTGCCGGTGGAAAAGAAAGTAGCTCTTATTCTCTCCTCTCTGAAGAGTTTAAGAAGGTCAGGCAGTCCCTCTTCAATTCCATGCATGCTATCAAGCATAGGCGGACAGTCCTGCTCCACATCAACTGTGATTGAAATCTTCTGCATTAATTACACCCATGTAGACCTCTTCTGTCTTCTTTGCAATTTTTATCCAGCTGTATTTATAAAGCTCCTTATTGGCAGAAGTGGCGTAGTTTTGCCTGAGCTCTGGATTTTCCACAAGTTTCTCAATATACATCTTCATCTCCGTTTTACTGTCAGCAAGAAGTCCTGTCTTTTTATGAGAGATTATGTCAGATACCCCACTGTTGTTTCTCGCCACCACTGCAACCCCTTTTGAAATAGCTTCCAGAATTGATATTCCAAAGGCTTCATCTTCTGAAGGCAGAGCAAATATTTCTGAGTTTTCAAGGAGGTTCAGCACCTCCTCTCTGTGAATCTCCCCAGTAAAATAAAAGTTTTCAGAAACACCAAGCTCTCTCGTCCTCTTTTCAATCTTCTTTCTTAAGGGTCCGTCTCCTATTATTAAGAATGTAATATTACTGTGTTTCTTTAAAATTTCAGGGGCAATATCAACTATATCTATAACCTTTTTTTTTGGAGTCATTCTTGCTACTGTGGCAATAACAATTTTTCCATCTTTTTTAAACTCTGTTTTTTCTCTGTCATGCTTTTCAATTTCTATTCCGTTTGGTATCCGGTAAACCTTGCCAGAAGCCATGAGTTTTGATTCTTTCTCAACAGCAGAACTGACTGCTATTACGGCATCTGCATATCTGAGGAAAAATCTACCTGCAAGAAGTAAAAGAGGTCTCATGCGTCTTCTACCTGCCAGGGAGTGGTTGGTCATAACTGAAGGAATTCCAAGTTTTCTGCCTGCAATAAGTGAGAAAGATGCCATGGGAGAGTCAAGTCCATGAGCATGGATAATATCGTAGTTGCCTGATTTGAGAATTTTGAAGGTCTCCCAGTATGCACCGGGGCTGAGAAATCTTGTATCCAGTTCTCTCCCCTTTACCCTTATAACCTTGATGCCATTTCTGGAATTACAGTTGTCTCTACCCGAGTATCTTCTTGTGATTATATGGACTTCATGCCCGAGTTTTTTTAAAGCAGATGCAAGTGAATCTATTGAGTATTCTATTCCACCTATTTTGGGGTAATACCAGTCACTCACAAGTGCAACTCTGTACCTCTCCATATTTTGAGACCTCCAAAGTATATAAGACACAGCAGACCTATAAAAGTGCTTACTCCATAAGATATGAATCTTTCCACGGCAACCATGCCTATTGCTTCCCCCAGTGGAATTTGAAATAAAACGAGGGCTGAAACAAGACCGCCATCCACAACTCCAAGCCCTCCAGGAGTTAAAG from archaeon BMS3Bbin15 carries:
- the pgdA_2 gene encoding peptidoglycan deacetylase, with protein sequence MQKISITVDVEQDCPPMLDSMHGIEEGLPDLLKLFREERIRATFFSTGRVAELYPDRIKRVVDEGHELGCHGYLHERFDHLNREKAEDAVNRATEVLGEFDNIVSFRAPNFKFPSEYIKILESNGYKVDSSVACYKPPFRRHITFNGKIIRVPASITSSVLRLPVPIVLPLLSHITNPVLFVHPWEFVDLSNYKIRFDCKFNTGTGALNNLKKIIECFKFKGYEFITLKDFAKNSQYSGKNKS
- the mgtA gene encoding GDP-mannose-dependent alpha-mannosyltransferase, whose amino-acid sequence is MERYRVALVSDWYYPKIGGIEYSIDSLASALKKLGHEVHIITRRYSGRDNCNSRNGIKVIRVKGRELDTRFLSPGAYWETFKILKSGNYDIIHAHGLDSPMASFSLIAGRKLGIPSVMTNHSLAGRRRMRPLLLLAGRFFLRYADAVIAVSSAVEKESKLMASGKVYRIPNGIEIEKHDREKTEFKKDGKIVIATVARMTPKKKVIDIVDIAPEILKKHSNITFLIIGDGPLRKKIEKRTRELGVSENFYFTGEIHREEVLNLLENSEIFALPSEDEAFGISILEAISKGVAVVARNNSGVSDIISHKKTGLLADSKTEMKMYIEKLVENPELRQNYATSANKELYKYSWIKIAKKTEEVYMGVINAEDFNHS